A region from the Gossypium hirsutum isolate 1008001.06 chromosome A08, Gossypium_hirsutum_v2.1, whole genome shotgun sequence genome encodes:
- the LOC107893660 gene encoding 28S ribosomal protein S29, mitochondrial: protein MLINLAQIKSWVLVHKKLGSCNYAFFPSPLQNLKPPDSYPEKGEGRQKYLLIKQLRNEEMLRSIAKRATLLKPRADSPIIPPLISSQSKLYSSKNAKASHGKSKKGDPKSKTKSKTGGSSSTVSSSTGDDLDSAGADDFEAARARRLVEDENDPSLDVGPNGRPLFTSTPSLSLLTRKDCCSYMKFSEKGLNQVLPEGLPTGMVTEFKESMRPALLVRQSFLDLRDNFRRIVDPPMWSSNAKAPKARKQIVLDGPVSCGKSIALAMLVHWARDEGWLVLYAPRGREWTHGGCFYKNSETGFWDTPVQAENILKDFLKYNESRLQQLPCQIFDPIRLGEGAGVGFMKGVESMALPEESTLYDLVQMGIKYTHAAVGVVVRLRKELSLVKDVPVLIAIDQYNNWFTFSEYEEPVTVRSCRPIHARELAMVNAFRSMMHEDMMVGAFSHSTAVGKLRLDLPDVPVGARVNMPRYSPDEAATVCHYYVRQRLVRREAFSEESWKKVYYLSNGNGAEMRWLLPLMR from the exons ATGTTAAtaaatttagcccaaattaaaagttggGTTCTGGTACATAAAAAACTGGGTTCATGTAATTATGcttttttcccttctcctctCCAAAACCTAAAACCCCCAGACTCCTACCCTGAGAAAGGGGAAGGAAGACAGAAGTATTTACTGATAAAGCAGCTAAGAAACGAAGAAATGTTGAGGTCCATTGCAAAACGAGCCACGCTCTTAAAGCCACGAGCTGATTCACCTATAATCCCTCCCCTCATCTCTTCCCAATCCAAGCTCTATTCTTCCAAGAACGCAAAGGCCTCCCACGGGAAATCCAAGAAAGGCGATCCCAAGTCCAAGACCAAGTCCAAGACCGGCGGTTCCTCTTCCACCGTTTCCTCCTCCACTGGTGATGACCTCGATTCTGCCGGCGCCGACGACTTCGAGGCTGCTCGAGCCCGCCGCCTGGTCGAGGACGAGAATGACCCTTCTCTAGATGTGGGTCCCAATGGACGTCCCTTGTTCACTTCCACTCCCTCACTTTCCCTGCTCACTCGGAAAGACTGTTGCTCGTACATGAAGTTCAGTGAGAAGGGATTGAACCAAGTGTTGCCGGAGGGTTTGCCGACGGGGATGGTGACGGAGTTCAAGGAGTCGATGAGGCCGGCACTCCTTGTTCGACAGAGTTTCTTGGATCTTCGTGATAATTTTAGACGCATTGTAGATCCTCCAATGTGGTCTTCTAATGCTAAAG CTCCTAAAGCGAGAAAGCAAATAGTTTTGGACGGACCGGTTAGCTGCGGGAAGAGTATTGCGCTTGCAATGCTTGTGCATTGGGCTCGTGATGAGGGTTGGCTTGTTCTCTATGCTCCTAGAGGTCGTGAATGGACGCATGGAGGATGTTTCTATAAAAATTCCGAAACAGGTTTTTGGGACACACCTGTACAGGCTGAAAATATCCTCAAG GATTTTCTGAAATACAATGAATCACGCCTGCAACAATTGCCATGCCAAATTTTTGATCCTATTCGATTGGGAGAAGGTGCTGGTGTTGGATTTATGAAAGGAGTTGAATCCATGGCCCTCCCTGAAGAGTCAACATTGTATGACCTGGTTCAAATGGGAATCAAGTACACACATGCAGCTGTTGGAGTTGTAGTTCGGTTGAGGAAAGAATTATCACTCGTTAAAGATGTCCCTGTGCTTATAGCAATTGACCAG TATAATAATTGGTTTACCTTCAGTGAGTATGAGGAACCAGTGACTGTCCGTTCTTGTCGACCAATACACGCTAGAGAACTTGCAATG GTGAATGCCTTTAGGTCCATGATGCATGAGGACATGATGGTTGGAGCTTTCTCTCATTCAACTGCTGTGGGAAAACTTCGTTTAGATTTGCCAGATGTACCTGTTGGTGCCCGTGTTAACATGCCTCGTTACAGTCCTGATGAGGCAGCAACTGTTTGCCATTACTATGTCAG GCAAAGGCTTGTAAGAAGGGAAGCATTTTCAGAGGAAAGCTGGAAAAAAGTGTACTACTTATCCAACGGAAACGGAGCAGAAATGAGATGGTTACTTCCTTTGATGCGGTAA